Genomic window (Oncorhynchus masou masou isolate Uvic2021 chromosome 9, UVic_Omas_1.1, whole genome shotgun sequence):
AAGGAGAAACAAGAGATTAGGTTGATGATCAAAACAAATGTATAAGCATTCAGTTCTGGCAGATGATCCTGTCAGACCTGGGATTCAAACCATCAACCCTGCCCTGCTGCTGTAATATCTAAAGTCATAATTGGTACCAGTTAAGGTTCAGATTTTCGATGAGGAAAATCAAGTTCGGAAAGATTTTTCTTCTTATATTTTTTGTAACACATGTCCTGATCTCCTTGGTCCTAATACCATATATGATAGGGTGTACCAGTGGTGGGAAGATAATGAACTGTACTGATATTAATACATTAACCTCTGTGCCTGTTGTAAACAACAGAAAAAAGGATGTCTTGCAGAGAAGTTGATGAATATGTTCTAGTGGGGAGTACACACATTAAAAGCCTTCGTTCGTGACTCCTTTGAGGCTTTCAAGCAAATAATATCTTTAAATATCAGAGCACAACTAACACCAAAGGTAAAACTACTAGACTTGATATGATACATATACCATACAGGTTGATCAGCGCACTTTCAACACGAGAGAGTTTAACAACTGCTTAGTCATCACAAAAAGTTGTTGTACCTGCACAAAGGGAGCCTTGAAGTGATACACATTTGAAAAGAGTTATGGGAATAAAGTATACCAAGGCCAACAACATATTCACTTTTTGAGGGGTCATAATGCAATGATATTGAAATGGCTTAAAAATGGAGACATACCTGTCATAAGCCATTACTGCTAGAATAACGTAAGCAAACGTTACATATATATTGTAGAAATATTTTTGTACGGTGGGCCAAGAGACCAGGGCCAAGAGAACAGAAGAGGCAGAATGGGTTGGGGTGTGGGGTCGTCCCAAGGATCCCACTTAGCAGCTATTTGAGCACAGCTTGAAGGTAGGGAGGGCCACTCCCCTTGATGCTCTATAGTTATGCAGTTAACTAGCTAATATGACACAACATTCTGTTACAATACATTATAAACTTTACAATAATATTTGGGATACAGAGAAATTATACCAAAATGACACATCTATAATGTCAATTATAGCAACTATAAGTAACAAAACACATAATTAAATGTTACAAAAAAATTACAACCAGGTTATGTTTTAAGGTAACTGCCTAGGAACTTTTTACAAGCCTGCCTAATATTAACCATCCTAATGCCATACATAATAGGATTGAAAAGTGGTGGACATATTGGAAAATAAACTAATAAAATAGTGCGAAGTATAGGTGGAAGATCTGCAGTATCATATCTGCCTTGTAGAATCAAAAATAAACAGCCAAATAAGAAGTTCAGCAAAGAGGCTATATGTGGTGTACAGGTGTTAAATGCTTTCTGTTTTGTCTCTTTAGAAGACTTTAAACATATCTGTAGAATTCTTACATATGAGTATATGGTAGGAAATATACTACAAGAAAAAGAGAGCGCAGTGCCAACAAGACCCCATATGTTATTCAGCATAGTATTTGAACAGGCAAGCTTGACGACTGAGTAGTTGTCACAATACACTCTGTCTAGAATGTTACCACAAAATTGCAGTCGCAAACTCAGGGAGATAACGATGGCATTGAGGAAAAAAGAATACACTTGGGGCACTAGAATTAAGCCACAAATGGTTTTAGGTGTCATAATATTGTTATACTGTAGAGGATAACAAATAGAGATGTACCTGTCATAGGACATAACTGCTAAATTACAAAATTCTGTTATAGCATATGTGTACAACACATAAATCTGGAGATAACAATAAAGAAGGGAAATATCATGTGTGTCAGACAGCAAGTAAAACATGAGAGCAGGAAACAAACCAGTGCTCCCATACAACTGATTAACAAACAAAGCACATAGAAACACATACATGGGTTCATGAAGGCTTCTTTCAATGCAGATAACTCCAATAAGTAAAGTATTGGCAAGAATGATGACAAAATATATTACAGTCACTACAGTAAAGTAGAAATACTTCAATTGTCCGATATCACCGTATGCAGCAAGCCTGAAGACCTCATAGTGAGTAGAGTTTTCCATGGTCCTGGGAGTTGGTAAAGATGTGCTGTCAATGTTTGAAGAAGAGGAGCAAATCCTCTATAGTACTGTAACTTCAATATAAGTTAAAACAATGAAATCACAAAGACCAGACGACCTAAATTGATAACCTTGACCTGTTCATGTTACCGTGATAAATTTTCCCATTGCTGTACTCACCAATGTAGATGGCTTTTCATTCTCCGGATAACATAATTCATAGCCTAAATCAAACAATATTATACTTTCTATCCTGCACTCATTATTTATTGCATTAAAATgcaaaatatattgataaaattCATGTAATGTTTAGACAGCTCATTTCTAATCCATGACGAACTCCTGAAACTCAGCTCCTCACTTCATTCTTATATTTGTGAGATGAAAAAAAAGTGCCTGACGTGGTGTGATATGCAAATAGTCCCCAATACCTGGGGAAAATTTGATATTCTCTGTCAAGGAAACCATATAGAGAAAAACAGATAACATTTTGTCACACATGCCCTCCATGGGGCcggtagccttgtggttaagaGTTTAGGGCCAGTAACGGAAAGGTTACTGGTTTTAATCCCTAAAA
Coding sequences:
- the LOC135545040 gene encoding olfactory receptor 11A1-like codes for the protein MENSTHYEVFRLAAYGDIGQLKYFYFTVVTVIYFVIILANTLLIGVICIERSLHEPMYVFLCALFVNQLYGSTGLFPALMFYLLSDTHDISLLYCYLQIYVLYTYAITEFCNLAVMSYDRYISICYPLQYNNIMTPKTICGLILVPQVYSFFLNAIVISLSLRLQFCGNILDRVYCDNYSVVKLACSNTMLNNIWGLVGTALSFSCSIFPTIYSYVRILQICLKSSKETKQKAFNTCTPHIASLLNFLFGCLFLILQGRYDTADLPPILRTILLVYFPICPPLFNPIMYGIRMVNIRQACKKFLGSYLKT